Below is a genomic region from Desulfobacter sp..
GTAATATGGAGAACGTTTAACATGTTTATCACAGATATAAAAAGGGTAATTGACCAGGTAAGCCGTGAAAAAGGAATTGATGCTGAAGTTCTTATTAATACCTTGAAAGAGGCCATCATTTCGGCTGCCAGGAAAAAAATCGGACCCAGGGCGGATGTTGAAGTCCATTATGATGAGAAAAGCGGTGATGTTGAAGTCTTCCATTTTAAAGAGGTGGTTGAAGAGGTTGAATATTCCGACAGCGAGCTGACCCTTGACGAAGGGGTTGAATATGATCCCGAATGTGAAATCGGTGACTCCTTAGGGATTCGAATTGATACCGAAGAGTTCGGACGTATTGCTGCCCAGTCTGCCAAGCAGGTGATCATTCAAAAGATGAGAGAAGCGGAACGCAATGCCGTGTATGAAAATTTTATCCAGAAAAAGGGAAAAATTATCAACGGTATTGTCCAGCGGTTTGACCGGGGCAGCATCATTGTTAATCTGGGCCAGGCCGATGCCGCGCTTCGGCCAAGAGAGCAGATGCCCAAGGAAAACTACAAGCGGGGAGACAGGCTTCGCGCCTATGTCCTGGATGTGCTTGAAGAGTCGAAAGGGGCCCAGGTCTTATTGTCCAGAACCCATCCTGAATTTTTGATTGAGCTTTTTAAAACAGAGGTTCCTGAAGTGGCCGAAGGAATCGTTTCCATCCGGGGGGCTGCCCGGGTGCCGGGCGTCCGTGCAAAAATTGCGGTTTCCTCAATTGATTCAGATGTGGATCCTGTGGGGGCCTGTGTGGGCATGAAGGGGAACCGGGTTCAGAGTATTGTTCAGGAGCTTCGGGGAGAAAAAATTGATATTGTTCAGTGGAGCCCGGATATTGCACGTTTTGTCTGCAATGCCCTGTCTCCTGCTGAAATAGCTCGGGTGATCATTGACGAGGATAATCAGTCCATGGAGGTTATTGTCAATGACGAATACCTGTCCATTGCCATTGGCAAGGGCGGGCAGAATGTATCCCTTGCCTGTGAAATCACGGGCTGGCATCTGGAGGTGACCTCTGAAGAGGAATACTCCCGGGAAGTCAAGGAGGGGTATGACAGCCTTATGAAATTGTCCAATGTGGGACTGCCCATGGCAGAGGTCTTGTTTAAAGCCGGTTTTTCCTCTTTGTTGGATGTAGCAGACGCTCTGGTAGAAGATCTTGCATCGATTATGGATCTTTCCCAGGAAGAGGCACAGGGGGTTGTTGAGGAAGCAGGCCAGATCATGGAAACAGAACGGATTGAAGCCCAGGAGGCCGTTGAAAAGGCGGCAATCGAAAGGGCTGCAGCCGATCAGGCTGAACAAGAGGCTGCAAAAGCTGAAGAGACCCAGGGGGGTGAAAACCCTGAAGATACAACCCAAGAACAGGCGGCGTTAGAAGATACTGAAGACTAGGTTGCATCGGTAAGCGACGGGTAAACGATTAGAATTATTAAAAGAGGATTACTGGGGGCAACGAATGGCGAAGGTCAGAGTATATGAGTTGGCTAAAGATCTGAATATGACAAATAAACAGCTTCTCAACAAGATGAAGGAACTGAAAATCGAAGTAAAAAGCCACATGAGTTCTCTGGAAGATAGCGCTGTCATCGCGATTAAAGGAAGCATGTTCGGAAAAAAGAAACAAAAAAGCGATGTAAAGGTTAAACCCTCAGTGATCCGCAGGCGGAAAACACAGGTTGATACGGATTTGCCTTTAGAAGATGAAGCCGGGGAGGAAGATTTAATTGATGAGGACCTTCCCCAGACCGATGAGCTATCGGCAGAACCGGTCGAACCTGAAAAGGTGATAGAACCTGAGGCTGAAAAACCTGTTGTGAAAAAGCGGTCGGCCAAAAAAAAGGTCAAGGCAGCAGAGCCTGCAAAGATTATTAAACCGGTCATTGCGGAACCTGAAAAAAAAGCGGAATCTGAAAAGTCCGCGCCAATGCCTGAAAAAACAGAACCTGAAGCAGCGGATGTTTCGGTCGAGACCCCTTCTGAGAAAACCCAAGAGGTTTCTGATGCTGCTGAGCCCAAGGGTGAAGCAAAATCATCAAAAACGCCAGAACCCCAGGCCTCTGAAGCAGATGAAAAACCTGCAGATTCGCCTGAGGATACAGACGATAACCAGGTTAAAAAGAAAAAGAAAAAGAAAAAATCAACCCCGGCAAAAATTGTCCGGGTGGCGGATCCGGCGGTATTGGAAAATCTCAAACGGATGAAGCCCTCCGAAGATAAACGCCACAACGGTTCAAGAGGCGGACAGGATGGACCCAGCCGCAGGCCCGTAAGGGATAGTCGGCCGCCAAGGGATACCCGGCCGGCCCCGGGGGCGTCCAGGCCGAATATGGCGGTGCCGCCCGAACCCGGCGGAGAGGTCCGGAAAAAAACATGGGGCAAGGATTTGCCGCCTGCATCAGGACCCGGGTCGGTTAAAAAGAAACGGCGTAAGAAAAAATCCGTGGTTGAGGGTGATGCCCTTTATAGAGGCCGGGGCCGCAAGAAACGCGGCAGAAAAGATAACCGGAGCAAAAAAGGCAACTTTCAGAAAACCCAGATTACAACACCCAAGGCCATCAAACGACGGGTTAAAATTGATGAGGCCATTGAGCTGGCAGAACTTGCCAAACGTATGGGCATCAAAGCCAATGAGATGATTGCCAAGCTCATGGGCATGGGGGTTATGGCCACGGTAAACCAGACCATTGATTATGACACAGCCTCTTTGGTTGCGGCTGAGTTCGAATTTGAAGTGGAAAAGGCAAGCTTTGAAGAAGAAGCGCTGATCAGTTCGCCTGCGGCCCAGGAAGAAGATGCGGGCAATCTGGTGGAATGTCCTCCGGTGGTGACCATCATGGGTCATGTTGACCATGGTAAAACCTCGCTTCTGGATGTCATCCGGGAATCCAAGATCACCTCGGGTGAGGCCGGCGGTATTACCCAGCACATTGGTGCCTATAATGTGCAGACGCCCAATGGCGGGCGGATTACCTTTTTAGATACCCCGGGTCATGCCGCGTTTACGGCCATGCGTTCCAGGGGGGCCAAGGTCACGGATATTGTTATCCTGGTGGTGGCTGCCGATGACGGCTGCATGCCCCAGACCATTGAGGCCATCAACCATGCCAAGGCCGCATCTGTGCCGGTTGTGGTTGCAGTCAATAAAATGGACAAGGCAGGGGCTGA
It encodes:
- the infB gene encoding translation initiation factor IF-2, yielding MAKVRVYELAKDLNMTNKQLLNKMKELKIEVKSHMSSLEDSAVIAIKGSMFGKKKQKSDVKVKPSVIRRRKTQVDTDLPLEDEAGEEDLIDEDLPQTDELSAEPVEPEKVIEPEAEKPVVKKRSAKKKVKAAEPAKIIKPVIAEPEKKAESEKSAPMPEKTEPEAADVSVETPSEKTQEVSDAAEPKGEAKSSKTPEPQASEADEKPADSPEDTDDNQVKKKKKKKKSTPAKIVRVADPAVLENLKRMKPSEDKRHNGSRGGQDGPSRRPVRDSRPPRDTRPAPGASRPNMAVPPEPGGEVRKKTWGKDLPPASGPGSVKKKRRKKKSVVEGDALYRGRGRKKRGRKDNRSKKGNFQKTQITTPKAIKRRVKIDEAIELAELAKRMGIKANEMIAKLMGMGVMATVNQTIDYDTASLVAAEFEFEVEKASFEEEALISSPAAQEEDAGNLVECPPVVTIMGHVDHGKTSLLDVIRESKITSGEAGGITQHIGAYNVQTPNGGRITFLDTPGHAAFTAMRSRGAKVTDIVILVVAADDGCMPQTIEAINHAKAASVPVVVAVNKMDKAGADPDRIMRELSEHDLLAEDWGGNVIFVKVSAKTGEGIDELLEMVILQSEVLELKANPDRSAFGYVVESRLDTGRGSVATVLVKQGTLKDGDPIVCGLHSGRIRAMIDDSGSRIEAAGPSTPVEIVGLTGVPDAGDEFIAVASDKDAKQIAGHRMQKQRAKELAKKSRANLEKMFENLGSAEIKELKLIVKADVQGSIEALNDSLKDLAKDEVDVKIVHSGAGTINESDVALAAVSDAIIIGFNVRPNPQIRNLARDENVDMRFYDIIYDVINDIKAALDGMMPSTFHEIIIGRADVRNTFVVPKMGTIAGCAITEGKVIRGKKVRLLRDGVIKCDTELSSLRRFKDDVKEVDQGFECGIGLEKYNDIKVGDAIECYEVEERKYKG
- the nusA gene encoding transcription termination factor NusA, with translation MFITDIKRVIDQVSREKGIDAEVLINTLKEAIISAARKKIGPRADVEVHYDEKSGDVEVFHFKEVVEEVEYSDSELTLDEGVEYDPECEIGDSLGIRIDTEEFGRIAAQSAKQVIIQKMREAERNAVYENFIQKKGKIINGIVQRFDRGSIIVNLGQADAALRPREQMPKENYKRGDRLRAYVLDVLEESKGAQVLLSRTHPEFLIELFKTEVPEVAEGIVSIRGAARVPGVRAKIAVSSIDSDVDPVGACVGMKGNRVQSIVQELRGEKIDIVQWSPDIARFVCNALSPAEIARVIIDEDNQSMEVIVNDEYLSIAIGKGGQNVSLACEITGWHLEVTSEEEYSREVKEGYDSLMKLSNVGLPMAEVLFKAGFSSLLDVADALVEDLASIMDLSQEEAQGVVEEAGQIMETERIEAQEAVEKAAIERAAADQAEQEAAKAEETQGGENPEDTTQEQAALEDTED